From Melopsittacus undulatus isolate bMelUnd1 chromosome 19, bMelUnd1.mat.Z, whole genome shotgun sequence, a single genomic window includes:
- the CCDC124 gene encoding coiled-coil domain-containing protein 124: MPKKFQGENTKSAAARARKAEAKAAADAKRQQELEDAYWKDEDKHVMRKEQRKEEREKRRLEQLERKKELQRLLEEEDSKLKGKSPKQVTPGKVTRAQIEETIRKDQQQKENAETVEKEKTHLEVPLEENVNRRVLEEGSVEARTIEDAIAVLSVANDLDRHPERRMKAAFTAFEELNLPRLKQENPNMRLSQLKQLLKKEWMKSPENPMNQRHKAYNSQK, translated from the exons ATGCCCAAGAAGTTCCAAGGAGAAAACACCAAGTCGGCTGCTGCCCGCGCGAGGAAGGctgaggcaaaggcagcagccGATGCCAAacggcagcaggagctggaagaTGCCTACTGGAAGGATGAAGACAAACACGTGATGAGGAAGGAACAGAGGAAG gaggagagggagaagcggcgcctggagcagctggagcgCAAGAAGGAGCTGCAGcgcctgctggaggaggaggactCAAAGCTGAAGGGGAAGTCACCCAAGCAGGTTACTCCAGGCAAAGTCACCAGGGCCCAGATCGAAGAGACAATCAGGAAAGACCAGCAGCAGAAGGAGAATGCAGAGACAG TGGAGAAGGAGAAGACTCACTTGGAGGTGCCCTTGGAAGAGAACGTCAACAGAAGGGTACTGGAGGAAGGATCAGTGGAGGCCAGAACAATTGAAGATGCCATTGCTGTCCTCAG CGTTGCCAATGACCTGGATCGGCACCCGGAGCGCCGGATGAAAGCTGCCTTCACCGCCTTCGAAGAGCTCAACCTGCCGCGCCTGAAGCAGGAGAACCCCAACATGCGCCTGTCCCAGCTCAAGCAGCTCCTCAAGAAGGAGTGGATGAAGTCTCCAGAAAACCCCATGAACCAGCGGCACAAGGCTTACAACAGCCAAAAGTAG